One genomic window of Cyprinus carpio isolate SPL01 chromosome A23, ASM1834038v1, whole genome shotgun sequence includes the following:
- the LOC109048305 gene encoding 1-acylglycerol-3-phosphate O-acyltransferase Pnpla3-like — protein MSSPLCILSKNENLSVSFCGSGFLATYQLGAAQSLLDNAAWILQGAPRVYGASAGSLVAAAVVCGSNLGRVRDQLLEFARFTKQHPLGLLSPTVDIFRWLEVTLQRCLPDNAHTLASGRLHISMTRISDGKNVIVSEFHSSDDLIKALLCSCFVPVYSGVIPPQYKGEHYMDGGFTNIQPLEDSSPTLTISPFAGHMDICPSDTSTILCDAIIQQLSFQCSVTNFIRLVDALFPRDWRILKKAFYSGYQDTVYFLQQSNALPLYPQRRKESDASDDSASSDHWMLTQTDRAEEEESQQDCPEQPEQKTANGVCSSLTPSLQERIVHKNSPVEVQEVLLSNIMGQLEIVSNSNVSLPQRTLSYLLLLFTLPIWSATTLWDRYHKWITNAMNVAYWLWHGVKLFMIFILKIVLSSMRKALGDIMLSLISFIPAQVHDEQHRRRELAERHMASSNLNGHVSAAFPSSPSMAQTLPNLYTLLISLETAESKWRRRKIEVQHTLQQHVTDVKRN, from the exons ATGTCTTCGCCGTTATGCATTCTGTCCAAAAATGAGAACctctctgtgtctttctgtgGTTCTGGCTTTCTAGCAACATACCAGCTCGGTGCTGCGCAGAGTCTTTTGGATAATGCGGCCTGGATACTGCAAGGAGCACCAAGAGTCTATGGCGCGTCTGCTGGGTCCCTCGTCGCTGCAGCGGTCGTCTGTGGCTCCAATCTAG GACGTGTGCGAGACCAGCTTCTGGAATTTGCGCGATTTACCAAACAGCATCCGCTCGGTCTTCTCAGTCCCACGGTGGATATTTTCCGGTGGCTGGAGGTCACACTGCAGCGCTGTCTGCCTGATAATGCTCACACTCTGGCCAGCGGCCGTCTGCACATCTCCATGACTCGCATCTCTGATGGAAAAAATGTCATCGTGTCAGAATTTCATTCCAGCGATGACTTAATAAAA GCACTTTTGTGTAGCTGTTTTGTCCCGGTATACTCTGGCGTGATCCCACCACAGTATAAAGGAGAG CACTATATGGATGGAGGTTTCACAAACATCCAGCCCTTAGAGGATTCCTCTCCCACCCTCACCATCTCCCCGTTTGCTGGACACATGGACATCTGTCCATCCGATACCTCCACCATCCTGTGTGATGCCATCATCCAGCAGCTCTCCTTCCAGTGCTCTGTCACCAACTTCATCAGGCTGGTAGATGCCTTGTTCCCTCGAGACTGGAGG ATTTTGAAGAAAGCTTTCTACAGTGGATACCAAGATACCGTATACTTCCTGCAGCAGAGCA ACGCGCTGCCACTGTATCCTCAACGGAGAAAGGAGTCTGATGCATCTGATGATTCGGCGAGCTCAGATCACTGGATGCTGACACAGACTGATCGTGCTGAAGAAGAGGAATCCCAGCAGGACTGCCCTGAACAACCTGAACAGAAGACCGCCAATGGAGTTTGTTCATCTTTGACTCCATCCCTTCAAGAGCGGATAGTACATAAGAACTCACCAGTAGAGGTTCAGGAAG TGCTGTTGTCTAATATCATGGGGCAGCTGGAGATTGTGAGTAATTCAAACGTCTCTCTACCTCAACGGACTCTCTCATACCTGCTCTTATTGTTCACACTGCCAATCTGGAGTGCCACAACCTTATGGGACAG GTATCATAAATGGATCACTAATGCTATGAATGTAGCATATTGGCTTTGGCATGGTGTTAAGCTTTTCATGATCTTCATACTCAAAATTGTACTGTCCTCAATGAGGAAAGCCCTTGGAGACAT AATGCTGAGTCTGATCAGTTTCATACCTGCACAAGTTCACGATGAGCAGCATAGACGCAGAGAGCTGGCTGAGAGACACATGGCCTCCTCTAATCTGAACGGTCACGTCTCTGCTGCTTTCCCGTCGAGTCCCTCCATGGCACAGACCCTCCCAAACCTCTACACACTCCTGATTTCACTAGAGACAGCAGAGAGCAAGTGGAGAAGACGCAAGATAGAGGTGCAACACACTTTACAGCAACACGTGACTGAtgtgaaaagaaattaa